GGGCGCGCACCCTCCAACTGCCCTCGTGCGGACCGGTCTCGGCCTCCCCGCCGAGCAGTGCGGCCCGCTCCCGCATCCCGCGCAGCCCGCTCCCGCTGCGCTGCATCAGGGCCGGCCCGTCCGGCAGCGGGTTCGACACCTCCAGGTCCAGCCGGTCCCCGGCCATCTCGATCCGCACCCGTACGGGTACCGGACCGCAGTGCCGCAGCACGTTCGTGAGCGCCTCCTGGAGGATCCGGTACCCCTCCCGAGTGACCGGCCCCGGCAACTTGTCGAGTGGGCCGGTCAGTTGCGCGTCCACCGCGGCCCCGGAGGCCCGGGCCGACTCCAGCAGCCGGTCCGCCTCCACGAGGGTCGGCCGCTGCGACGGCGGCTGCCCGGACTCCCGCAGGACCCCCAGCACCCGTTCCAGATCCTCCAGTGCGGCCCGGCCCGTCTCCTCGATCGCGCACAGCGCCCGGTCAGTGAACTCCGGGTCGCCGGCGGCCCGGGCGGCCCCCGCCTGCACCACCGCCACCGTCAGCGCGTGCCCGATGGAGTCGTGCAGCTCGCGAGCGATCCGGTTGCGCTCCAAAAGCTGTTCGGTCCGGGCTTCCAGCGCGCTGAGCCGCTCGGCCGCCGAAGGCCCCAGCAACCGCTGGGCGATCGCGGTGATCAGCTCCCCGAGCACGACCACTATGGCGATGAGCAGGATCAGCGGCACCGGCACCAGCAGCGCGGCGGCCCACCGCGGGGGCTCGAGGGGAAGCATGAGGTCGCCTCCCAGCGGATGCCCGAGTGCGATCGAGACCAGTTCGACCGACATGGCGGGGAGCCACACGGTCGGGACCCAGGCGCCCCCCGCGAGGACGAGCCGCACCTCCAGCCACAGCAGGGTCCGCCACCGGTCGTTCCACCGCGCGGAGGGGACCGCACTGATGGTGCTCTCCGTGCGGCCCCAGTCGTGCGGGGTGAGCAGGAACCGCGCCTGCAGCCCCTCGACCAGCCGTACCCAGGGGACCAGACCGAGCGGTATCGCGATGAGCAGCGGAACCCACGGCGCCTCGGGCCCTACGAACATCCAGAGCGCCACCAGCAGGATGGGCACGCAGAGGTGCAACCAGCGTGAGCAGGTCACTGGTTGGAGCGGGGCACGGAGGAGTCGGTACATGCCCTCATCGTGACAGGAGGTGACTCGCGACCGTCTCCCCCACGTGGGGGAGACGGCACCCTCGCATGGGGGAGGAAGAGAGGTGGGGCCGGC
Above is a genomic segment from Streptomyces sp. NBC_01233 containing:
- a CDS encoding sensor histidine kinase — translated: MYRLLRAPLQPVTCSRWLHLCVPILLVALWMFVGPEAPWVPLLIAIPLGLVPWVRLVEGLQARFLLTPHDWGRTESTISAVPSARWNDRWRTLLWLEVRLVLAGGAWVPTVWLPAMSVELVSIALGHPLGGDLMLPLEPPRWAAALLVPVPLILLIAIVVVLGELITAIAQRLLGPSAAERLSALEARTEQLLERNRIARELHDSIGHALTVAVVQAGAARAAGDPEFTDRALCAIEETGRAALEDLERVLGVLRESGQPPSQRPTLVEADRLLESARASGAAVDAQLTGPLDKLPGPVTREGYRILQEALTNVLRHCGPVPVRVRIEMAGDRLDLEVSNPLPDGPALMQRSGSGLRGMRERAALLGGEAETGPHEGSWRVRARLPLERIR